TCCCTGGAAACGGCCTGTCCCCTGGCACTGGAAATGATGGCGTCGTTGGTGGAACTGCTGGACAAACTGCGTACCGTTCCGGACAAAATGCGACGGAACCTGGCGCTGACCGGCGGCCTGATCAACAGTGAGAACGTGATGATGGAAATGGCGCGTCATGGCATGGGGCGCCAGCGGGCCCATGATCTGGTGCACGCGGCAGCGCTCGAGTCCCTGCGTGATGGCCGGCCATTGGACCAGGTGCTGGCGGAGGCGCCCGGTGTTGCCGGCGTGATTCAGGCGGCGCAGCTTGGCGCCGCTTTGCAACCGGAACAGTATCTGGGCGATTGCGAGAAGCTGGCCCGGCAACTGGCCGGCCGGGCGCGCACCCGGTCCAAACGGATCCGCGCCCGAGTCAAAGGCCAGCAGGCGCCGGCACTTGACCGCTGAATCCATGGTGGTGTCCGCGCTGGAATCAATTCGCCGACAACTGCTCCCGGTAATCGGCTTCCAGTTCAGTGTGCAACGCCCAGAATGACGGCGGCGTGGTTTCTTTCAGGGCTGCCGCCAGAATCGCCAGATGAGTATGCCAGCCCGTCGCCACGCTGGTTTTTTCCGTGTCGCTCAAGCGCTGATGGGTAATCCGCAGGCGCACCTGGTCGTCCTCGGGGGTCAGTTCGAAGGTGACTTCCGAGCCGCCTTCTCCCCAGGTGAACGTCAGCAGGTGTGGGGCTTCGCAGCGGAGAACGGTGCCTTTGAGCACCGCGCCCTCGGCGTCGGCATGGCGTTTGGGGGCGGTATCGCCGGGTTCCGACAGCTCACTATGATGAAACTCCAGGGTGACCACGCCGCCGACGAACAGCCCCATGGGGCCGGCGGCCAGCCAGCGGGCGCGTTTCTCGGACTCGGTCAGATAGGCCCAGATCCTCTCCACCGGACCCGGCAGCAGCCGCTCCAGTGTCAGAGTATCGGGCTTGGTCAGCTTGGCGTAATCGTCCATGGTGTTCTCCTTAAGAGTAGGGCCCGGGTCGGGGTGAAGGTCAGTCGCCCTGGCGCAGAGCCTGTTCCAGAGCGTCCAGCCGTTCATTCCAGAACGCCTGATAATGGCGCAGCCAGTCCATGGCCCCGGCCATGGGGTCGGCGTTCAGCCGGCAGACGTGGACGCGCCCCTGCTTTTCCCGGGTCAGCAATCCCGCCTGTTCCAGCGCCTTGATGTGCTTCGAGGCGCCGGCCAGGCTCATCGAGAAAGGCGCCGCCAGCTCTCCCACCTTGCGCTCGCCTTCGGCGAGCAGTGCCAGCATGGCGCGGCGGGTGGGATCGGCCAGGGCCTGGAAAACGGCATCGAGTGTGTCGGGTTTATTGTTAACCATGTGGTTGAATATATGGGTGGCCTTTTTGACTGTCAACCAAAAGGTTAATTATTTTCAGGAAGGCGGCCACTCAAGTGGTCCACATCGCAGGTGGCCGGCAGCGCCTTGAGCTGACGCATCAAACCGCCGGCGGTGAGTGCGCCACGTATTGGCGCTCCGGCCTGCCGCAGCCGCTCCGAGCTCCAGCGGTTGCAGGTCCGGCCCAGCCAGAAGGTGCCCTCGGCCTGGAAGAACAGGCTGGCCCCGTATAAGCCGGGGCCTTCCGTACGTACCGTTCCATCCGTGTTCCGCTGAAAGTCCGCCGCCAGTGCCCGGGCCAGGCGGTGCCAGTGGTCCGGCGACGGGCACAGAGCCGCCAGATCCTTGTGGGGCAGGTGCGCTGGATGCCGCTCCAGGGCCACCACGTGCAGCACGCTGTCGGTGGGCCAGAACAGGGCTTTCAGCAGGCGCGGGACACTGTCGTTGTGCTGATAGAAGTCGGTGTCGCCCCAGCCGAAC
This sequence is a window from Alloalcanivorax dieselolei B5. Protein-coding genes within it:
- a CDS encoding ArsR/SmtB family transcription factor yields the protein MVNNKPDTLDAVFQALADPTRRAMLALLAEGERKVGELAAPFSMSLAGASKHIKALEQAGLLTREKQGRVHVCRLNADPMAGAMDWLRHYQAFWNERLDALEQALRQGD
- a CDS encoding DUF2459 domain-containing protein; this translates as MKLLLATVLLILAVPAHADHEEPLLVVRHRWHTGLVIPADKLDPHLRFLRDHLPDTDYYEFGWGDTDFYQHNDSVPRLLKALFWPTDSVLHVVALERHPAHLPHKDLAALCPSPDHWHRLARALAADFQRNTDGTVRTEGPGLYGASLFFQAEGTFWLGRTCNRWSSERLRQAGAPIRGALTAGGLMRQLKALPATCDVDHLSGRLPENN
- a CDS encoding SRPBCC family protein, giving the protein MDDYAKLTKPDTLTLERLLPGPVERIWAYLTESEKRARWLAAGPMGLFVGGVVTLEFHHSELSEPGDTAPKRHADAEGAVLKGTVLRCEAPHLLTFTWGEGGSEVTFELTPEDDQVRLRITHQRLSDTEKTSVATGWHTHLAILAAALKETTPPSFWALHTELEADYREQLSAN